In the Salmo trutta chromosome 13, fSalTru1.1, whole genome shotgun sequence genome, GTCTCTATATGTAGCACATTTTCAACAGACAAATTGTTTTTTATTAAGTTAGGATCATAATGAGATCATATAAGACATTATACGGGGGACATACATGCTTATGACTAGTCTTACAATGCATTTATACCTGTCAGCTTCTTATCCACTTGGTAAATGTTTGCAACGGTGGCAGTTTATTCAACGTTTGTTTATAGATGACTTGTGAATAGAATGGGTGTGTCAAACTGTACCCTGAAAGTTTGTGTCTTATGGACATCAAGGCTATGCAATCTTCTGCTGTGATATCTACCATCTTATGTTCAAGGGAATCAACATCGAAATAGTTCACAAAGCAATGTTTAAAGAGCAAGTCACTTGTTGTCATTGCATTGTATAGCAGCATCACATTTCTGTCTGTGTTCATGCCTAacccctccatctctgtgtgcTCCAGGATTGTGTGTCTGCTGGAGGCGGGGTAGGGGTAAGCAGTGGTTCCGGGGGCAGCAGTGGAGGAGTGGATATGCCAGGCTCCTTTGTGCCCACAGTCACAGCCATCACCAGCAGCCAGGACCTGCAGTGGATGGTGCAGCCAACTCTCATCTCATCCCAGGCCTCTGGGCAGAGTGGGATGGGGACCTCTACTATGACCCAGTCTGTGTCTCTGGTAGACCCTTATGATCTGCCAGGGCCCAGTTATTCCTCTGGCTCAGGTTTTACTCCCGCAGGCTCTGATACCCCGGGGCCAGGCCCAGCCCCGGGCCCCATCCGTCAGTCCAGGACCCGTAGCCGCCGTGTACGAGACGAGTCTGTGAGTGACGATGGAGATGTTGGTgtgtttgtaagtgtgtgtgcccCGTGTGTCAATCTTTATATGTCGAATGGCTAGACAGCAAGAATGAACACGTTCGCCACATTTTTTATGATACTGTATTTGACGATACATCTATATATCTGTTATTCTCAGCTAGCGAGAGCCCATTCAAGTGCATTAGACAGATTCGCGGCAAAGACAAAGTTTGCATTTGTTTTAATCCCTCCTTATTCTTTTCCTCCAGTTGACTccagaggagcaggagaagaggCGTGTTCGACGCGAGAGGAACAAGCTGGCAGCCGCCAAATGCCGAAACCGCCGGCGCGAACTCACTGACAGACTGCAGGGGGTGAGCTTGGCTGTGTTCTTACTGTCAAAATGACTTCCTGTGATAATTATATGCAGTCTGTTATGCTACATAACTAGGCTCATGATAATGACTGTGTATGTGAGTAATCGTAACACATTATGTTATTTAAGGGGCTGGTTATTAAGAGACGGGGGATATTATTTGAAGAGAGCGAAGATGATTGTAGTGCTTGTGACAGTCTATTGTGCCTACAGTTGGTATAGTCTAATTTACCAGTCCTAGCATGGGCTAAAGTATCTATTTCAAGGGGGAAACATGTAGACCTATCTATATCTAAAAACATAGCTGTGCATCCACCTCCACAGACGTAGAATAAGAACACATGTGTTGTCtaaccctctaccccctctcactctctctcactctctctctctctctctctctctctctctctctctctctttctctctccttccctccctccctccctctacaggAGACTGACATCCTGGAGGAGGAGAAGTCTGAGCTGGAGGCGGAGATCTCTGAGCTGCAGAAGGAGAAGGAGCGCCTGGAGTTTGTCCTTGTGGCTCACCAGCCCAGCTGCAAGATCCCCTACCAGGAGCAGCAGGCCTCTGGCTCCACACAGCTCCAGCATCAGCCCCTACTGCCCCAACAGGCTCCCATCTCCATCGTGGGCTTGACTGTGGAGGACACTTTCTACCTGCCTCCCGCCTACACCTCGCAGCCCTCCACTtcacagcagcagcaacagcagcagcagcagcagcagcaacaacagcagcaacaacaggtTCAACAGCAGCCGGGGATGATGCAGGAGGTAGCGTTTTCTAGTTCTTTCTATGGCTCAAGCGAGCCTGCGCCGGGTGGGCCGTGCCTGGTGGCCGACGGTGGGGGTGGTGGTCACAATGATGGCGCGGCCGCTGGCAGCTACAACCCTTCATACACATCTTCATTTGTGTTCAGCTACCCAGAGGGAGCCTGCGGGGTCAGCGCTAACCAGAGAAACAGCAGCAGCGAGCAGTCCTCTGATTCCCTGAACTCGCCCTCGCTGCTCGCTCTCTGACtgaccgacagacacacacaccacacgcacgcacacacacccccctGTGTCAATCACTTACATACGGCAGAAACCAGTTGCTCATGATAGACGAAGTCAacaacatggataacatacattATATGATGATCCATACAAACTCACACACATTCAGACCTGAAAAAACATGAAATCAAACCAAGTTTGACCACATAGCATTTGGTGCATATAAGCCACTGTTGTCCTTATGAGAAAACTAAACGTACCTAACCAAGTATTTAAAGTGAATTCAAATTGAGTCTAAAACTCTGGGCTCTGAGTTGTCAGTCGATCTCTGAAAGATCCTCTGACATCATACCCAGCTTAATTCACAGTGAATCTTTCAACGTCTTGTGACGTGCACGTCCAGTGCATACAGTATGAGCAACATGCTCACCTGCGATCCCACAAGCACACTTATCCTCCCCTTTGTTCCCTCTGTCGGTCATCCCTCTCTCACTGCTCCTGCTCTCATCTttttcatccctctcttcatGCTGAATGTATTTGTGCAAGCTGAAATAGGGAAGAAGGACTAAGGTTTGGGTCTTTTTTTGTGAAGCCAGACTGCTGAGCTCTTGCTCTCCCCTCCCGCCTTCCTCATCCTCTCGGTTCCTCTTGCTTCTTCGTCATTAGTTGTGACTTGGGAAGGGAAGGGCGTCACAGCCTCCAGCTATCTGGCTCTTTCTCTTTTTATCCTGCCGTCTACTCTTCGTCCATCTCTCCATctttgtttctctcctctgtgtgtctctctctgtctctttgaaGTCTTCGAACCCTGAGAGCACGCCGAGCCCTTCCAGCCCCTGGGACCTAGACTGAGCGCCGGCCCACCTCACACGTCCCACACGGACGCGGACGCACCCCCAACTGAGGAGCCCTGGAGTATTTCGCTCAAAGCAGACAaaagcaaaaacaaaaacacacacacacacacacactgaaaatacACCAAATTTGATGGACACAAATGTAAAAGAGTTGTCACTCTTTTCTTTCTTCTCCTGAGCCATTGTTGGATGTTGAAACGATGGAGATGAAATGAGACTTGTGTTGTGACGGTGAGATAAGGATGGCGGGAGAATGAAAGGAGAGGCTTTAGCCGAGGTAGAGGTCTAGAGGGAGAACTGAAACtttggcagagagagaggatgagcccCCTGTACTCGTAAGCCtgaattgaattgaaacaatCCCAAAAAATCCTGCTTTTGCCAATTGTATGGATGGGTTACCTCTTACCTGCAGAGTACCACCGCCATACTTCAAGCATCTGGATTGTCCTCCATTTGTTACTGATACTATTTTGTATAATGTTCTTCACCCTCCTTTATCACCAAGtattttctgttgttgtttttaagtctTACCTTTGACAGAGAAAATATCatggtgagaaaaaaaacattgagaGAGGAATGTACTTTTGGTAAAGAGCTTTTGTCAGACATGAGTCTGTTGGTAACcaatatgtttaaaaaaatattacttTTAAGGAATATTCAACCAACCTCTGAACATTGGGATGAGTGGCCTCTGTGCCTCTCCTAGTGGGAGGTTCATTTATTGTGAGTGTATCTCACTCTGAGCCACTTGGCCCGTTTATTTATTTCTTGATTGAGGTTGACACGATGAGAGAGCACAATACGGAGCCGGACACACAGAGGAGACAAGAGGAGGGGGTGTTTTATGAGTATGTGTTCTACATTTGTCTGTGAATTTGTTCCTTTTATTTCCAGtgacatttttttatgttttatgtttgagttttttgttgttgctttgtcCTCTGCTCTTACCTGTGTTGTCGCTGCCAGAGGCTCTTGTTCTTTTCCCCTTAATGTTACATTTACTATTGCATTGTAACTATTATTGTGttataattttattttttatcttagGTTTGGCAACTTCAGAGGCATGATGTGCACTATAAAAACATTTTCTATGTGTCAAAAGTATACTTAAAAGCATATGCATATAGATGCAAAACAATGTGTATATTTAAGTGTATGTACTATTATTGTGAAGTATGAATGTTTGAAAATATAAATGGGATATTTTTGTCAATGAAGAAACAGAGGTGCAGTTGTTGAGGCTGGTTTTAAAATTGATATTTTTCTAAAAGAACAAAGATTTATAAAAAACTATAATACTTAACCATTCCCTCAATATGACGCACATTATCACTGCCTGTGCTCATATGTTTTACATATAAAGCACATTATTCAGGATAACTATATCTAACATGTGATGCTGCATGTATTGCAGTTTGTCAATATGATGAGATTATTGAGGTGGTGCTATTGCCTTTTGCTTTTACATTtgcctgtttgtttgtttttctctgaGGTCAGTCCCAATGTCTATGCCGCCAAAGCTTAATATCACCACTTAGTCCCCTACGGACCCAAAATGAGGAAACTAGTATGAATTGAATGTCAAAATACATATTAAAGTATTAATGATGcaaataattttttatttcatgTTTTTGTTGAGAACAGTCTGTTAGTCCAGTGTGCATTCCTGTTCAATAAAGTAGTTATCGTGTGATTCAAACAACAGACATTTTTGGAGAGCTTTTTGAGAGTTGctctcattaaaaaaaaaaatcacctcACAGTAGTTATTGTTGCGTAACTTGAAATATCAATGGAGGTGTGATTGTGAAAAAAAAATTGTCTGGCTTATCATTAGATGGGCTAAAGTCTTAGTTGTGAATTGAAAAGAGGGCCTCTCCATTTTTATTGTGAAGCAAAAAATATAACTTAAGTGCCAGGCTTCAAGTGGTAAGACAAGGAACTGGCCTTATATGCCTTTTTTGAGTGACGAACTTCCATGCCTTTTCATTTCCTTCCGTGAACCTACCAGGGCATTGTTGATGATGTGTGAAAGGGGTTTACACTGATAGATGGCACGGTCTGGATAAGTATGGCTTGTGTACAGAATGGTTTTGTGGTGCTACTTATAGTATATCAGATGAACTTATCATAGAACATCCTGTTCTGGCAAATTCACTTACAACTTATCAGTGAGGAGGTCCATGGGTCCTGTTCCATCAAAACCGCTCGAATAGTCTCCAGAGTTGGACAAAAATATACCATGATTCTTCCACTGAATGAGAGCATGTTTGAATATTCATGCCCCCGATATTCTTCTTATTTCACACCCTAAATAGTGTCGCATTGATATCTTGAATTCCAACCATGCATTCTCTTAGAGAATGTTATGTCATTTTTGTCTTACCTTGGAAACCCAGTTACCGGTTTGGAAGAATTCACACCTATGTCAGCACCAAACAGATCAGGAAATGAGGTCCAGTTCACATAAGTCTAGTTTTCTAATCTGTACCAtccaagagagagaatgagagagacagaaaggtaaAGACAGAGAAATCGAGAGAGGAGAATTGAGgtggcagagggagagggagagaacttCCATTTTGGAACTTCCTTTTCTAACAATCCAAGTTGAGATGGGTCATGGACATATGTAGCAATGATGAAATAAACTCAGTAACTTTGTTGTATCAGTGAACCTGCCTTCATACAAATACCTCCATGCAAGACTGACTGGAACAGACAAGAGGTCTTTTACCATTTCTGTGGTTGACAAATGCCTTATTTTTCCATGAGTTGCAAACTTGCAATGTTATGTTTTGAAATTGAAACTTTGAAATGCAACACTCATATCCTCTAGGATAGACATGTATCAAATCATATGAAAAGCTTCATTTACACAGTGCCAGAAGTCTTCTGGCACTCTTTCTGCTATGCTATGTGTCCAGCATGATCATGTATTGTTGTGATTTTCCACCCCTATTGTAAACTGTACCGTGATCTTTCATTCACATAGCCCGGTATCTATGTTTGGGCCAAGAGGTCTTGACCTAATTGAGTGGAGGTTGAGGGGCAGACCTTGATTATAAATATATGAATCTTCAAGAAATATTTCAAAACCCTTCATTTTTTACATTGTGACTgatatttttgttatttcctTCAATAGAACCTTTGTCTTTTCCTCGAATGCCTTCTCTAGAAAGTTTATTTCTGACTTTATATATAAAAAGATGTTTGTCTTTTTCTGTGAAGCAATGGTTGCATTGTTGTGATCAGCAGTGACTAATGAAAATGGACATAGAAATTTTACGGGAATTTATACTCAAGACATTTTGAGACTATTTGTAACAGCTGAGGCCCAAAACTAAATAGGTTTTAGGCCTACCTGGTTagaaaaaggtaaaataaataaaacatctcaagTGATAGATATAATGATGGTGCTTTGATAACTACACATTTGTCCTTGTTCAATGCATAAAATAAGTATAATAATTGATGAAATGTAATGCTCAAAAACCTTCTCTTGCATCTGTTTCTGAGGGGATCAATTTAACCTCTGattatattatacagtattatattatacagtttcaaatctctctctctctctctctctctctctctctctcactctctctctcactctgtctctctctctcactctgtctctctctcactctgtctctctcactctgtctctctcactctgtctctctctcactctgtctctctctcactctgtctctcactctctctctctcagtctctctctctctctctctctacttgacGGAGGGGAGCTTTACTCATCGTTGTTCTTGATAGACTGTGAAAGCTGAGTGAGCTTTCCCCTCCGTAACTGTTTATATTACCGTCCAAATCTTTATTTTGGAGAAAATAGCATTCAATAAACAGCAACATAGTATCAAGGTgatttgttgtgtgtgtgctgtggccCCATACCTCACCTCTATCATAAAATGTCATGTCACTGAAATGTCTCCAAACGGTCGAGAAATGGAGTCCCTAGAGAAAGAAAGAACAAGATGGCTGTCAGGAGtagtgcagtattatcataaggagacgtatacttggaaaacagaggaggaatggagggaaaaagagaggcagaggaggtctcagagagagagggaggaagtcgGTGAGCTTGAGTCAGATAAAAATTGTGaaaaaaagggagatggtttgttaaagaagaatggtagaaagtgtaaacagagggagctgaagacaggaggagaaatggaagtgaatgagggtgaggtatcggaggtggtaggtgtggtgaagttatTGGAGACCGAGGTATATACCGAGGGTCAGGaaaaagatgagtctgtgacagtacGAGTGAAGTTTATGGAAAAGTGGACTCTTGCCTTTTGGCctatccatttgtggtttcacggTGGGTGAAAAAGAGTTGGAAaatgtggaatcggtgagggtaaccagaagtggtctagtgataattgtttgtgtttccatTAGTCAGAGGGAGAAGGCACTCGGAGTAAAACAAATGGGGGCAAGAAaagtgaattgttttgctctcaagaaaagggcaccaatgaaaggagtgataactggggTAGCAGTGAATATAAAAGTTTACCAGCTGAGGGGaaagattcccggtgtttgtgatgctcgtcgtttgatgcgatgcagacagggtggcgagagtggggaaacagaagagtcattgtctgtccttttgagttttgaagttgagtcttTGCCGGACAAAGTGAAGTTAGGATATACAAGTTATCCTGTACGAGTGTATGTGCCGAATACATTAtgatgttacaggtgtcaagcttatgggcatgtggcagcagtgtgtaggaggggggGTCCACGAtctgagaagtgtgcagaagggcatgagaaaaaggaatgtgtagtattggggaaagtagtggaatgtgttaattgtaggggtgcacatgaagctggggatcagaaatatcccgtgcgagagaggcaggttgaggtttccaaggttagagtagagcagaggttgtcatatgctgaggcagtgaagaaagtagaggaagatgggttaaAGGGGGAGGAGTGGTGAGAGTAGTAGAGACATACCAGTACAGAGGTATAGGCCAAAAAGGATAtacgtttcagtaagattggatttttagcatttatagcaatggctatcaactgtactgcagggatggaacggaagtcgcagaaaattgaggtggtggtggcagctgcagtgtcatagtccgtgtatgtaggtggcagggaagtcaggcgcaggagaaaacagagtggttaaAAATTgagtatttatttccaaaaccaacgtagaaaaataattagggtaaaacaataacccgtcgcacaccgatacagaaacaacacgtacataacaaacaaacaatcaccgacagagaaatgaggggaagcagagggttaaatacacaacatataattactgggatatgaaacaggtgtgtaaagagaccagacaaaaccaatggaaaatgaaaaactgatcaatggtggctagaaggccggtgacgtcaatcgccgaacaccacccgaacaaggaggggcatcaacttcggtagaagtcgtgacagtaccccccccccccccccccccccgacgcacggctccagcagtgcgtcgacaccggcctcggggacgacccggagtacgaggcgcagggcgatccggatggagacgatggaactcgCTCAGCATGGAAGGAtctaacacgtcctccaccggaacccagcatctctcctccggaccgtacccctcccagtccacgaggtactgaagacccctcgcccgacgtcttgaatccaggatggatcgaacggagtacgccggggccccctcaatgtccagagggggcggaggactCTCCCGCACCTCggcctcctggagcgggccagccaccaccggcctgaggagagacacatggaacgaggggttaatgtggtaattggggggaagctttaacctataacatacctcgttcaatctcctcaggactttaaacggccccacaaaccgcggactcagcttccggcagggcaggcggaggggcaggtttcgggtcgagagccagaccctgtcccccggtgcaaacaccggggcctcactgcggcgacgGTCTGCACCAGCTTTTTGACGTCGTACGGCGCGCTGAAGGCGGACGTGAgctgcgtcccaggtctcctccacgcgccggaaccagtggtcccgaacaaggaggggcatcaacttcggtagaagtcgtgacatgcagagaggtatttgggtgtgggAGACTTGACATCAAGTCACATGGAGTTACAGGGGGTGTAAAGTGGTGATGTCTCATCCTTGATGGCATGAGGtaggaataaatacatttaattagtggagtagggtggtgttaattttattttatataattttgaaattagtgagtgtagtgttagatggtagagtatttatttatttattacatttgtatttttcaagcaaagtatatgggagttgtactccagtctagtaggtggcagtAATGCATCAAATTAGAAGCCAACCACCGTTAAACCtcacagaagaagaaaaagaagaagaagaagaagaagaaatgcAGAATATGGGAAATATTGGGAACTGCTGAAATTTAAAATCCGCTCAGCCTGTATTACTTATGGAAAACGGCTTGCTTTAAGAAAGAGATGTGAGGTAGCTGAACTCTCTAAGACAATTGTGGATATCACAGAGATTGAGCATCTTGATCTTAATGAGAATGCCAAATTTAATGATTTACAGAATCAACTAGATACATTGTATGAGGAAAATGCTAGAGTAGCTTTCATAAGATCCAGAAAACAATGGCTTGAAAAAGGCGAAATGAACAGTAGATACTTTTTTAATAtgaaaaagaggagaggggaactcaaCACACTTCGGAAATTTAAGATTAATGGGGTTACCACTGAGGATAGAGAGTTGTTATCAGACTTTACCACTAAGTTTTATGAGCATCTTTACTCCTTAGATAACAATTTGAGTGACTCTAAGGATCTCCTTGATTCTATAGAGAATGTTAACACGGTTAGTGAAAAATTCAATCGGTCTTGTTGTCAAGATTTATCCATTATAAACATCCAGTACGGGGTTGCTCagttaaaaaataacaaatctcCAGGTTGTGATGGATTAACCTCTGAATTTTACAAAACCTTCTCTGAAGAAATAGCACCATTTTTACTTGAAACCTTTAAGGACGCTATAAAGAAGGGAGAACTACCTGCCTTTCTGAAGCAAGGGGTTATTACTCTTATATCTAAACCACACAAGGATCTCTTAAATATTGATAATTTGCGTCCAATCACACTCCTAAATAACGACTACAAAATTATAGCCTTAATCTTTGCAAAAAGGTTAAAGTCTTGCTTGAATGATCTGATTGTT is a window encoding:
- the LOC115205922 gene encoding protein fosB-like isoform X1; the protein is MQLFWKETNSILPEHNKEHINAGDITLTPGTVGFSLGSAREMFQGFPGDFDSVSRGSSSPSIESQYFSSVDSFGSPPASASQDCVSAGGGVGVSSGSGGSSGGVDMPGSFVPTVTAITSSQDLQWMVQPTLISSQASGQSGMGTSTMTQSVSLVDPYDLPGPSYSSGSGFTPAGSDTPGPGPAPGPIRQSRTRSRRVRDESLTPEEQEKRRVRRERNKLAAAKCRNRRRELTDRLQGETDILEEEKSELEAEISELQKEKERLEFVLVAHQPSCKIPYQEQQASGSTQLQHQPLLPQQAPISIVGLTVEDTFYLPPAYTSQPSTSQQQQQQQQQQQQQQQQQQVQQQPGMMQEVAFSSSFYGSSEPAPGGPCLVADGGGGGHNDGAAAGSYNPSYTSSFVFSYPEGACGVSANQRNSSSEQSSDSLNSPSLLAL
- the LOC115205922 gene encoding protein fosB-like isoform X3; translation: MQLFWKETNSILPEHNKEHINAGDITLTPGTVGFSLGSAREMFQGFPGDFDSVSRGSSSPSIESQYFSSVDSFGSPPASASQDCVSAGGGVGVSSGSGGSSGGVDMPGSFVPTVTAITSSQDLQWMVQPTLISSQASGQSGMGTSTMTQSVSLVDPYDLPGPSYSSGSGFTPAGSDTPGPGPAPGPIRQSRTRSRRVRDESVSDDGDVGVFLTPEEQEKRRVRRERNKLAAAKCRNRRRELTDRLQGETDILEEEKSELEAEISELQKEKERLEFVLVAHQPSCKIPYQEQQASGSTQLQHQPLLPQQAPISIVGLTVEDTFYLPPAYTSQPSTSQQQQQQQQQQQQQQQQQQVQQQPGMMQESSNPESTPSPSSPWDLD
- the LOC115205922 gene encoding protein fosB-like isoform X2 — its product is MQLFWKETNSILPEHNKEHINGDITLTPGTVGFSLGSAREMFQGFPGDFDSVSRGSSSPSIESQYFSSVDSFGSPPASASQDCVSAGGGVGVSSGSGGSSGGVDMPGSFVPTVTAITSSQDLQWMVQPTLISSQASGQSGMGTSTMTQSVSLVDPYDLPGPSYSSGSGFTPAGSDTPGPGPAPGPIRQSRTRSRRVRDESLTPEEQEKRRVRRERNKLAAAKCRNRRRELTDRLQGETDILEEEKSELEAEISELQKEKERLEFVLVAHQPSCKIPYQEQQASGSTQLQHQPLLPQQAPISIVGLTVEDTFYLPPAYTSQPSTSQQQQQQQQQQQQQQQQQQVQQQPGMMQEVAFSSSFYGSSEPAPGGPCLVADGGGGGHNDGAAAGSYNPSYTSSFVFSYPEGACGVSANQRNSSSEQSSDSLNSPSLLAL